The proteins below come from a single Chloroflexota bacterium genomic window:
- the hydA gene encoding dihydropyrimidinase codes for MSKTTILKNGTIITASDTFKADILIENEKILAIGSQLNAADAEIIDAAGKLILPGGIDPHVHLALEMFDTISSDDHYTGHKAAAFGGTTTVMDFIVQEPQGLAHSVELWRRKAEIAAIDYGFHMNITHFDEKVAAEIPVLLDEGITTLKVFTAYNGRLRLQDDEIFQVMRIAKEHGMLTMLHAENGDVIDVLVAEALAAGHTSPEWHAYTRPAWGAVESVLRACALAAQADAPLYIVHMNTAGGVDQIQYARAQGVPVMGETCPQYLFFTQDDLRRSDGAKWICSPPMRSPADNNRLWEAVSDSTMQVMGTDHCPFYYDGTKSIMYEGQKIAIPGKELGARDFTKIPNGLPGVQDRMPLLWTEGVVKGRITPNQFVAMTSTNPAKIFGLYPRKGALVPGADADIVIWDPTRVVNYGVGMSHHRTDYNLYEGWQLTGYPEKVFLRGNLIVDGDEWLGQAGQGQYLHRKSHAEVL; via the coding sequence ATGTCCAAAACTACTATTCTAAAAAACGGAACCATCATCACCGCCTCGGATACCTTTAAAGCAGATATTCTCATCGAGAATGAAAAAATCCTGGCGATTGGCAGCCAACTCAACGCCGCGGATGCCGAAATCATTGACGCCGCGGGAAAGTTGATACTACCCGGCGGCATCGATCCTCATGTCCATCTGGCGTTGGAAATGTTCGATACGATTTCATCCGATGACCATTACACGGGTCACAAGGCGGCGGCTTTTGGCGGCACCACCACGGTGATGGATTTTATCGTTCAGGAGCCGCAAGGTCTTGCGCATTCCGTTGAGCTTTGGCGACGCAAAGCCGAAATCGCGGCGATTGATTATGGCTTCCACATGAATATTACCCATTTTGACGAGAAAGTGGCCGCCGAAATTCCGGTCTTACTCGATGAAGGCATTACCACTCTCAAGGTTTTCACAGCCTACAATGGCCGCTTGCGCTTGCAGGATGACGAAATTTTCCAGGTGATGCGCATCGCCAAAGAACACGGCATGTTGACCATGCTCCACGCTGAGAATGGCGATGTGATTGACGTATTGGTTGCGGAGGCACTGGCGGCAGGGCATACCAGCCCTGAGTGGCACGCCTACACTCGCCCGGCCTGGGGAGCCGTGGAATCGGTGTTGCGCGCCTGCGCCCTGGCAGCTCAAGCCGATGCGCCACTCTACATTGTTCACATGAATACCGCCGGGGGCGTAGACCAAATTCAATACGCCCGCGCTCAGGGCGTTCCGGTGATGGGCGAAACCTGCCCGCAATATTTATTTTTCACCCAAGATGATTTGCGCCGCTCGGATGGTGCCAAGTGGATCTGCTCCCCCCCCATGCGCTCGCCCGCCGACAACAACCGCCTGTGGGAGGCTGTCTCGGATAGTACCATGCAGGTTATGGGCACCGATCATTGCCCATTCTATTACGATGGCACTAAATCGATTATGTACGAAGGCCAGAAAATCGCTATTCCCGGCAAAGAGTTAGGGGCGCGTGATTTTACGAAAATTCCCAATGGCCTTCCTGGTGTGCAAGATCGTATGCCCCTGTTATGGACCGAAGGTGTTGTCAAAGGGCGCATTACGCCCAATCAATTTGTCGCCATGACGAGCACCAACCCGGCCAAGATTTTTGGCCTGTACCCCCGCAAAGGCGCGCTCGTCCCCGGAGCCGATGCTGATATTGTAATCTGGGATCCGACACGCGTGGTTAACTACGGCGTTGGTATGTCTCATCATCGTACCGATTACAATCTCTACGAAGGTTGGCAGCTCACCGGCTACCCGGAAAAAGTCTTCTTGCGCGGCAATCTTATCGTTGATGGTGACGAGTGGTTGGGGCAGGCCGGTCAGGGACAATATCTGCATCGCAAGTCCCACGCCGAAGTTTTGTAA
- a CDS encoding STAS/SEC14 domain-containing protein, producing MTDQKQLHFTPDPDAGYTVARREDGGMNLTFTHINEHTLEHWRDFSAEHLLGSDRLTRNLYDLRRVERISERALKYAVELNSDPSTRNIRLAVVVADDMVRVAVQKIADLTPGGGARMAIFTDLGEAEAWLARPMESMI from the coding sequence ATGACTGACCAGAAACAGCTCCATTTTACGCCCGATCCCGATGCGGGCTATACGGTTGCCCGCCGTGAAGACGGTGGCATGAATTTGACCTTTACCCATATCAACGAGCATACCCTGGAACACTGGCGCGATTTTTCGGCCGAACATCTGCTGGGCTCCGACCGCCTGACGCGCAATCTTTACGATCTGCGTCGGGTTGAACGTATCTCTGAACGAGCACTCAAATATGCCGTTGAACTTAACAGCGATCCGTCCACGCGCAATATTCGTCTGGCGGTTGTCGTTGCCGATGATATGGTGCGTGTGGCCGTGCAAAAAATTGCTGACCTCACCCCAGGTGGCGGCGCGCGCATGGCCATTTTTACCGATTTGGGTGAAGCAGAAGCCTGGCTTGCCCGTCCGATGGAATCAATGATTTAA
- the folP gene encoding dihydropteroate synthase, protein MLTALVLDQHTFSWGARTYVMGILNVTPDSFSGDGLMSPSPSPQPPPSPKFGRGRGSEAGVGEGITSALEQARHFIAAGADILDVGGESTRPGAEPVDAAEELARVIPVIHALTAEFPDTLISIDTYKATVAEAALEAGAHIVNDVWGLRADPELAAVVKRFNVPVILMHNRSNPKTAEIRDRLGGRYVGVEYADLLEDVKRELLESVAIARAAGIRDEKIILDPGIGFGKTIEQNLELLNRLGEIRALGYPILLGPSRKSFIGYTLDLPPDQRVEGTAATISVGITRGADIIRVHDVLEMARVAHMTDAIIRPPR, encoded by the coding sequence ATGCTCACTGCGTTAGTTCTCGACCAGCATACTTTCAGTTGGGGTGCCCGCACATATGTGATGGGCATCCTTAACGTTACGCCCGATAGTTTCTCCGGGGATGGTTTGATGTCTCCCTCGCCCTCCCCCCAGCCCCCTCCCTCTCCCAAGTTTGGGAGAGGGAGGGGGAGCGAGGCGGGGGTGGGTGAGGGCATCACCTCCGCTCTTGAGCAAGCCCGCCATTTCATTGCTGCCGGTGCTGATATTTTGGATGTGGGCGGCGAAAGTACGCGCCCTGGTGCAGAGCCAGTGGATGCCGCCGAAGAGTTGGCGCGCGTCATCCCGGTGATCCACGCCCTGACGGCTGAATTTCCCGACACGCTGATTTCGATTGATACCTACAAGGCGACCGTGGCCGAAGCGGCGTTGGAAGCCGGAGCGCATATTGTCAACGATGTGTGGGGGCTGCGCGCCGACCCGGAGTTGGCTGCCGTGGTCAAGCGTTTCAACGTCCCGGTGATCCTCATGCACAACCGCAGCAACCCCAAAACTGCCGAAATCCGCGATCGTTTGGGGGGGCGCTATGTGGGTGTGGAATATGCTGATCTGCTGGAAGATGTGAAACGCGAATTACTCGAAAGTGTGGCGATTGCCAGAGCCGCTGGAATCCGGGATGAGAAAATTATCCTTGATCCGGGGATTGGTTTTGGCAAGACAATCGAACAAAATCTTGAATTGTTGAACCGGCTGGGGGAAATCCGCGCTCTGGGGTATCCGATTCTGCTCGGGCCTTCGCGCAAGTCATTTATCGGATACACCCTCGACCTCCCACCCGATCAGCGTGTGGAGGGGACTGCCGCCACTATTTCGGTAGGCATCACCCGCGGGGCAGATATTATCCGTGTGCATGATGTCCTCGAAATGGCACGCGTTGCTCACATGACTGATGCCATCATTCGCCCACCGCGCTGA
- the acnA gene encoding aconitate hydratase AcnA produces the protein MSQNIFNARDVLRTAHGEYLIYRLDQLEKDGLTKLSRLPFSIRVMLESVLRQCDEKSITRQDVINLAGWKPQAAQRPVLPFRPGRVVMQDFTGVPAVVDLAAMRSAMARLGGDPRKINPHVNVDLVIDHSVQVDFFASSDALKRNAELEFQRNRERYEFLRWGQKAFDNFRVVPPATGIIHQVNLEYLADVVLVKEVNGERVAFPDSLVGTDSHTTMINGLGVVGWGVGGIEAEAAMLGQQIDMLTPDVVGFKLYGDLPDGVTATDLVLLVVQMLREKGVVGKFVEFYGPGLDVLSLPDRATIANMAPEYGATMGFFPVDDETLRYMRLTGRSEEVVERVEKYLKVQQLFRTADSPESEYTDTLALDLGEVTPNMAGPTLPHHRVALKDMQVSFQAALRKPVSERGFALGDETVKTKVSIGTNGSSAEMSHGSVVIAAITSCTNTSNPSVMIGAGLLAKKAVERGLQAQPFVKTSLAPGSRVVTEYLRQADLLDPLAKLGFNTVGYGCTTCIGNSGPLPSEVVRGISEGDLVAAAVLSGNRNFEGRISPHVRANYLASPPLVVAYALAGTVDIDLDTQPLGTDKNGQPVYLSDIWPSTQEILDTIAENVRPEMFKSQYANVFAGNEIWNKVASSEGDVYAWDVDSTYIQEPPFFAELTADVPDITPIAGARVLALLGDSITTDHISPAGAIPPDGPAGKYLIGHDVKPRDFNSFGSRRGNDRVMTRGTFANIRMKNKLAPGTEGGYTVYLGQQPTDDRRQSAVSIFDAANSYKEHNIPLIVLAGKMYGTGSSRDWAAKGTLLLGVKAVIAESYERIHRSNLVGMGVLPLQFKQGQTTESLGLDGHESFDILGLSNDLAPQSEVLVRAVKAYGKSTEFKVEVRLDTAIEVEYYRNGGILHTVLRNMLTE, from the coding sequence ATGTCTCAAAATATCTTCAACGCCCGAGATGTGCTGCGAACTGCGCATGGCGAATACCTGATTTATCGGTTAGATCAACTTGAAAAAGATGGGCTGACGAAACTCAGCCGCCTGCCTTTCTCGATCCGCGTGATGCTGGAATCGGTGCTGCGCCAATGTGATGAGAAAAGTATTACCCGGCAAGATGTGATCAACCTGGCGGGTTGGAAGCCGCAAGCCGCGCAACGACCGGTGTTGCCTTTTCGACCGGGGCGCGTGGTAATGCAAGATTTTACCGGTGTACCCGCGGTAGTCGATCTGGCAGCCATGCGCTCGGCGATGGCGCGCCTGGGCGGCGATCCCCGAAAAATTAACCCGCATGTCAATGTGGATTTGGTGATTGACCACTCGGTGCAGGTCGATTTTTTCGCTAGCTCCGATGCGCTCAAACGTAATGCCGAGTTGGAATTCCAGCGCAATCGCGAACGTTATGAATTTTTGCGCTGGGGCCAGAAAGCTTTCGATAATTTCCGCGTGGTGCCGCCTGCTACGGGTATTATCCATCAGGTTAATCTCGAATACCTGGCTGATGTAGTGTTGGTTAAAGAAGTGAATGGCGAGCGGGTGGCCTTCCCCGATAGCCTGGTTGGCACCGACTCGCACACCACGATGATTAACGGTCTGGGCGTAGTTGGCTGGGGTGTGGGTGGCATTGAAGCCGAGGCCGCCATGCTCGGCCAGCAGATTGACATGCTGACTCCGGATGTGGTTGGCTTCAAACTGTATGGCGATTTGCCGGATGGCGTCACAGCGACCGATTTGGTATTGCTTGTCGTGCAGATGCTGCGTGAAAAGGGCGTGGTCGGCAAGTTTGTGGAGTTTTACGGCCCCGGCCTGGATGTGCTCTCCCTGCCCGATCGGGCGACCATAGCTAACATGGCCCCCGAATATGGCGCCACGATGGGCTTCTTCCCCGTTGACGATGAAACCCTGCGCTACATGCGCCTGACCGGGCGCTCGGAAGAAGTTGTGGAGCGTGTGGAGAAATATCTCAAAGTGCAGCAACTTTTCCGCACCGCCGATAGCCCGGAGTCTGAGTATACCGATACGCTGGCGCTTGATCTGGGTGAAGTTACCCCCAACATGGCCGGGCCGACGCTGCCGCATCACCGTGTGGCGCTTAAAGATATGCAGGTGTCTTTCCAGGCGGCGCTGCGCAAGCCGGTTAGTGAGCGCGGTTTCGCCCTCGGTGATGAAACTGTGAAAACGAAGGTCAGCATTGGCACGAACGGTTCCAGCGCTGAAATGTCGCATGGCTCGGTGGTTATTGCCGCAATTACATCCTGCACCAACACCTCCAACCCCTCCGTGATGATTGGCGCCGGGTTACTGGCGAAGAAGGCTGTCGAGCGCGGTTTGCAGGCCCAACCCTTTGTCAAGACCAGTTTGGCGCCTGGCTCGCGCGTGGTTACAGAATACCTGCGCCAGGCGGATTTACTCGATCCGTTGGCGAAACTGGGATTTAATACGGTTGGCTATGGCTGTACGACCTGTATTGGGAATTCAGGCCCGCTGCCCAGTGAGGTGGTGCGCGGTATCAGTGAGGGTGATCTGGTCGCCGCGGCGGTTCTCTCTGGCAACCGCAACTTTGAGGGTCGTATCAGCCCGCACGTGCGCGCCAACTATCTGGCTTCACCACCCCTGGTGGTGGCCTATGCCCTGGCCGGTACGGTGGATATTGACCTCGATACTCAGCCGCTGGGCACGGATAAAAATGGTCAACCTGTATACCTGAGCGATATCTGGCCCAGCACACAGGAGATTTTGGATACCATCGCCGAGAATGTGCGCCCGGAAATGTTCAAGAGCCAGTATGCTAATGTCTTCGCCGGGAATGAAATTTGGAACAAGGTTGCCAGCAGCGAGGGCGATGTGTACGCCTGGGACGTAGATTCCACCTATATTCAGGAGCCGCCCTTCTTTGCAGAACTCACCGCTGATGTCCCGGATATCACCCCCATCGCTGGTGCGCGCGTCCTGGCCCTTTTGGGCGATTCGATCACCACCGATCATATTTCTCCAGCGGGCGCGATTCCTCCGGATGGTCCGGCAGGTAAATATTTGATTGGGCATGATGTTAAGCCCCGCGATTTTAATTCCTTTGGATCGCGCCGCGGCAACGACCGCGTAATGACGCGCGGCACCTTTGCCAATATCCGCATGAAGAATAAACTTGCCCCCGGAACCGAGGGGGGCTATACGGTCTATTTAGGACAACAACCGACCGACGACCGGCGGCAGTCAGCGGTGAGTATTTTTGATGCGGCCAATAGCTACAAAGAACACAATATCCCCCTGATCGTTCTGGCGGGAAAAATGTACGGAACCGGCTCCAGCCGCGATTGGGCCGCCAAAGGCACGTTGCTACTGGGCGTGAAAGCTGTGATTGCCGAATCCTATGAACGCATTCATCGCTCCAATCTGGTCGGAATGGGTGTGCTGCCGTTGCAATTCAAGCAAGGGCAAACCACTGAGAGCCTCGGGCTGGATGGGCACGAATCCTTCGACATCCTCGGCCTGAGCAACGATCTCGCGCCGCAAAGCGAAGTGCTTGTCAGGGCTGTCAAAGCCTACGGCAAAAGCACTGAATTCAAGGTCGAAGTGCGCCTGGATACAGCCATTGAGGTTGAATACTATCGCAACGGCGGCATCCTGCACACCGTGCTGAGGAATATGCTCACCGAATAG
- the htpG gene encoding molecular chaperone HtpG, with product MEEPMTDTNQPIAFKAEIKQLLNILIHSLYTERDIFLRELVSNASDALTQMDFAMLTDRDVLDPEAELAIRVSVDEDAKTITIRDSGVGMTRDELATNLGTIAQSGARAFLDAAKDNSDQKLADVIGQFGVGFYSVFMVAEWVRVTSRSHQKDAQAAAWYATGGDTFTIEDAEQETRGTTIEIKLKSDAEEYASESRLRQIIKKHSDYVRFPIYVGDDEEQTNRQTALWRQSPREVEDSEYNEFYKHLTLEFEDPITRIHFVADAPLRIFALLYIPAKAERGVFSLRKEDGLKLYTRKVLIQEYTTDLLPPHFRFMHGVVDAEDLPLNVSRESVQATALMARIKKILTKQVVKQLETLAKDQAETYANFWQNFGLFIKEGIASDQADRESLYPLVRFHTTQHSESWVSLAEYVERMKDGQEKIYYILGDDDRSVARSPHLDYFRKHGYEVITLTDPMDSFMLLGLRQFGDYQLQNVAAPDLELPAVEAEPEAESASDVLPTDDIAGIIERFKAQLGERITDARATDRLTDSVARLVDPEGAMDQEMQRVYRLMDRDYEVPKKVLELNPRHPILAQLSGLPVEAPLAETVIEQIYESALLIEGLHPDPASMLPRIQALMEAALR from the coding sequence ATGGAGGAACCTATGACAGATACCAACCAACCCATTGCCTTCAAGGCTGAAATTAAACAACTGCTCAATATTTTGATTCACTCGCTTTACACGGAGCGTGATATCTTTTTGCGCGAGCTAGTCTCCAATGCCTCCGATGCCCTCACGCAGATGGATTTTGCCATGCTCACCGATCGCGATGTACTTGACCCCGAAGCGGAACTTGCCATCCGCGTCAGTGTGGATGAAGATGCCAAAACCATCACCATCCGCGACAGCGGCGTCGGCATGACGCGCGACGAACTTGCCACCAATCTGGGTACGATTGCTCAATCTGGGGCGCGGGCTTTTCTGGATGCTGCCAAAGATAATAGTGACCAAAAACTGGCCGATGTGATTGGGCAGTTTGGGGTGGGCTTTTACTCTGTATTTATGGTCGCCGAATGGGTGCGCGTGACCTCCCGTTCGCATCAGAAAGACGCCCAGGCCGCGGCATGGTACGCTACCGGCGGCGACACCTTCACCATCGAAGATGCCGAACAAGAAACCCGCGGTACGACTATTGAAATCAAGTTAAAATCCGACGCCGAAGAATATGCCAGCGAGAGTCGTCTGCGCCAGATTATAAAGAAACACTCCGACTATGTGCGCTTTCCCATTTACGTGGGTGATGATGAAGAACAAACCAATCGCCAAACCGCCCTCTGGCGACAATCGCCGCGTGAAGTTGAAGATAGCGAATACAACGAATTCTACAAGCACCTCACCCTCGAGTTTGAAGACCCCATCACCCGTATCCACTTCGTTGCTGATGCCCCTCTGCGCATTTTTGCCTTGCTCTACATCCCCGCCAAAGCCGAACGCGGCGTTTTTTCCCTGCGCAAAGAAGACGGTCTTAAACTCTACACTCGAAAAGTGCTGATTCAGGAATACACCACCGATCTGTTGCCGCCACACTTCCGTTTTATGCACGGCGTGGTCGATGCCGAAGACCTGCCGCTGAATGTCTCGCGCGAATCCGTGCAGGCCACCGCCCTCATGGCGCGCATCAAGAAAATCCTTACCAAGCAGGTCGTCAAGCAATTGGAAACCCTCGCCAAAGATCAGGCTGAAACCTACGCCAACTTCTGGCAGAATTTTGGCTTGTTCATCAAAGAAGGCATTGCCTCCGACCAGGCCGATCGCGAGAGTCTCTACCCGCTGGTGCGCTTCCACACCACGCAACACAGCGAGAGTTGGGTTTCGCTGGCCGAATATGTTGAGCGCATGAAAGACGGCCAGGAAAAAATCTACTATATTCTTGGCGATGATGACCGCTCGGTCGCGCGCAGCCCGCACCTGGATTATTTCCGCAAGCACGGCTACGAGGTGATTACCCTCACTGATCCGATGGACTCGTTCATGTTATTGGGATTGCGCCAATTTGGGGACTATCAACTTCAAAATGTGGCTGCGCCCGATCTGGAACTCCCGGCTGTTGAGGCGGAACCCGAAGCTGAATCTGCTTCCGATGTGTTGCCAACCGACGATATTGCCGGGATCATCGAGCGCTTCAAGGCCCAGTTAGGCGAGCGCATCACCGATGCCCGCGCCACCGACCGCCTGACCGACTCCGTCGCCCGCTTGGTAGACCCCGAAGGCGCTATGGATCAGGAAATGCAGCGCGTTTATCGCCTGATGGATCGGGATTACGAAGTCCCCAAGAAAGTCCTCGAACTCAATCCGCGCCACCCTATCCTGGCGCAGTTGAGCGGGTTGCCTGTCGAGGCACCTCTGGCCGAAACAGTTATCGAGCAAATCTACGAGAGCGCCCTGCTCATCGAGGGCCTGCACCCCGATCCGGCCTCAATGCTGCCGCGCATCCAGGCATTGATGGAAGCGGCCTTGCGCTAA
- a CDS encoding MFS transporter, whose translation MLRLLGKLWRCTSAVAEVRRTSRAKRQLYLSISGDGTTISEFLGQHSSIGNGRINTGLHRTTFTADLAPTDMRGRYLSVFALTWGVASGIGPVVGGILNDWVNPHAIWYGGGAFGIIAALWFGGQLGKKGYKPHRLIGRKCAEILFVTLSDSEGSSTAQALRWMLRLRLSMTLFDLHTFYTRATT comes from the coding sequence ATGCTCAGATTACTGGGTAAATTGTGGCGCTGCACCAGCGCAGTTGCGGAAGTGCGTCGCACCTCAAGAGCCAAGCGACAATTATACCTGAGTATTTCAGGCGATGGTACAACTATAAGTGAATTTTTGGGGCAGCATAGTTCTATTGGCAATGGGCGAATTAACACTGGTCTCCACCGCACCACCTTCACGGCGGATTTGGCTCCTACCGATATGCGTGGACGTTATTTGAGTGTTTTCGCGCTCACCTGGGGGGTGGCATCCGGAATCGGCCCGGTGGTGGGAGGCATACTCAATGATTGGGTCAACCCCCATGCAATCTGGTACGGCGGTGGTGCTTTCGGCATCATTGCCGCGCTCTGGTTCGGGGGACAACTCGGCAAAAAAGGCTACAAACCACATAGGCTCATCGGGCGAAAGTGTGCAGAAATATTGTTTGTCACCCTGAGCGATAGCGAAGGGTCTAGCACAGCGCAGGCGCTTCGCTGGATGCTTCGGCTGCGCCTCAGCATGACATTGTTTGATTTGCACACTTTTTACACAAGAGCCACTACATGA
- the surE gene encoding 5'/3'-nucleotidase SurE, translating to MTHILVTNDDGVTAPGLLALAREMQQLGDVTILAPDRNWSAAGHVKTMHRPLRVKSVQLADDLQALSSDGAPSDCVALAMMGVVERNIDLVVSGINPNANFGTDITYSGTVTAAMEAVIQGGAGVAVSLDSPENHNGPLDFGPAARYARRIIAALLEEGIPERTVININVPYLTSEAIKGVQITRYGARVYNDALVRREDPRGRPYYWVGGDVPTGIPDEGTDYGALKMGYVSVTPLQLDMTNYSAMQILEKLNLNGS from the coding sequence ATGACCCATATTTTAGTAACCAATGACGATGGCGTAACCGCTCCCGGCTTGCTGGCGTTGGCGCGTGAAATGCAGCAATTAGGGGATGTCACCATTTTAGCCCCCGACCGGAATTGGTCGGCGGCGGGGCATGTAAAAACCATGCACCGTCCCCTCCGGGTGAAAAGTGTTCAACTCGCCGATGACCTTCAGGCGCTCTCCAGCGATGGCGCGCCTTCAGATTGTGTAGCTCTGGCGATGATGGGTGTGGTGGAACGTAATATTGATCTGGTGGTATCGGGCATTAATCCCAATGCAAATTTTGGTACGGATATAACCTACTCGGGCACGGTGACCGCGGCGATGGAGGCAGTTATTCAGGGTGGGGCTGGGGTTGCGGTTTCGCTGGATTCCCCTGAGAATCACAATGGTCCGCTCGATTTTGGCCCTGCGGCGCGCTACGCCCGGCGGATTATCGCGGCCTTGCTCGAGGAGGGGATTCCTGAAAGAACCGTGATCAATATCAATGTGCCCTATCTTACTTCGGAAGCCATCAAAGGTGTGCAGATTACCCGCTATGGCGCGCGCGTCTATAACGATGCGTTAGTGCGCCGTGAGGATCCGCGCGGCAGACCCTATTACTGGGTTGGCGGCGACGTCCCCACAGGGATTCCTGATGAGGGCACGGATTATGGCGCGTTGAAAATGGGGTATGTCTCTGTCACGCCGCTCCAACTCGATATGACGAATTACTCTGCGATGCAGATACTTGAAAAATTAAATCTAAATGGCAGCTAG
- a CDS encoding amidohydrolase family protein encodes MNIKLPGLIDVHVHLREPGATHKEDFASGTAAALAGGVTTVLAMPNTQPPLVDATAFQLALDAAAQKARCDYGIYLGANLTNAAELPVLAEKSAGLKFYLDATFGPLLLDDLNAWRAHFEHWPRSMPIVAHAEMQTLAALLFIAGLYARPVHIAHVSRKEEILLIRAAKEKGQPVTCEVAPHHLFLSTENFPSPNGRGGGGEGEGRMSVRPRLATPVDQQALWDNLDVIDCFATDHAPHTLAEKDSENPPPGFPGLETALPLLLTAVHAGRMSLDDIITRMHTNPRRIFNLPEQPETWVEIDPDAEYAIRAANTHTRCAWTPYEGWQVRGRVERVVLRGQVAYENSQILAKPGYGKNVRKLQVEG; translated from the coding sequence ATGAACATAAAACTCCCCGGATTAATAGACGTACACGTCCATTTGCGCGAACCCGGCGCGACTCACAAAGAAGATTTTGCCAGTGGCACCGCCGCGGCTCTGGCAGGGGGTGTGACCACGGTATTGGCGATGCCCAACACGCAGCCACCCCTGGTGGATGCTACTGCTTTTCAACTGGCACTCGACGCCGCGGCACAGAAAGCGCGCTGTGACTATGGTATTTATCTTGGGGCAAACCTCACCAACGCCGCCGAATTGCCCGTGCTGGCTGAAAAATCGGCTGGGCTGAAATTTTATCTCGATGCCACGTTTGGGCCGCTCCTACTCGATGACCTCAACGCCTGGAGAGCGCATTTTGAACACTGGCCGCGCTCTATGCCCATTGTTGCCCACGCCGAAATGCAGACCTTGGCAGCATTGCTCTTTATCGCGGGGTTGTACGCGCGCCCTGTGCATATTGCCCATGTTTCGCGCAAAGAAGAAATACTGCTTATCCGCGCCGCCAAGGAAAAAGGCCAACCGGTGACGTGCGAAGTCGCCCCGCATCATCTTTTTCTTTCTACCGAGAATTTCCCCTCGCCCAATGGGAGAGGGGGCGGGGGTGAGGGTGAAGGCCGCATGTCCGTCCGCCCGCGCTTGGCAACCCCCGTAGATCAGCAAGCCCTATGGGACAACCTCGATGTGATTGACTGTTTCGCAACTGACCACGCCCCGCATACATTAGCCGAAAAAGACAGCGAAAACCCGCCCCCCGGATTCCCCGGCTTGGAGACAGCCTTGCCCTTGCTGCTGACCGCCGTCCATGCCGGGCGGATGAGCCTCGACGATATTATTACACGTATGCACACCAACCCGCGCCGCATTTTCAACCTACCTGAGCAACCCGAAACCTGGGTCGAGATTGACCCCGATGCTGAATACGCAATCCGAGCCGCCAACACGCACACGCGCTGCGCATGGACGCCCTACGAAGGCTGGCAAGTCCGCGGCCGCGTCGAACGGGTGGTGCTGCGCGGACAAGTGGCCTATGAAAATAGTCAAATTTTGGCAAAACCCGGTTATGGTAAAAATGTTCGCAAGTTACAGGTTGAAGGTTGA
- the pyrB gene encoding aspartate carbamoyltransferase produces the protein MPPPSPHLPFGDQRTAPWYGKDILSVKQFSRADLDYIFEVAHEMRMMVERVGTFDLLKGKILTNLFYEPSTRTSSSFTAAMERLGGSVIPINEVKYSSVSKGESLPDTVRSLECYADVIVLRHPEVGASALAAEYARKPVINAGDGVGEHPTQALLDLFTILEELGYADGITVTMLGDLKYGRTVHSLARLLSLFDVHINYVSPEILQMPREIVAELDEKGVPQTEYSALESALPQTDVLYVTRVQRERFQNPEDYQKVSGAYVITPETMQVAKEKMIVMHPLPRVGEISMELDSDPRAAYFRQMEYGMYVRMALLAMVLGKA, from the coding sequence ATGCCCCCACCCAGCCCGCACCTGCCCTTCGGCGATCAGCGCACTGCCCCCTGGTATGGTAAAGATATTCTTTCTGTGAAACAATTCAGCCGCGCCGATCTGGATTATATTTTTGAAGTTGCCCACGAAATGCGTATGATGGTCGAGCGTGTCGGCACTTTCGATTTGCTCAAAGGTAAAATTCTGACGAATTTATTCTACGAACCCTCCACACGTACCTCATCGTCTTTCACCGCCGCTATGGAGCGTCTTGGTGGCAGCGTCATTCCGATTAACGAAGTAAAATACTCATCTGTCTCCAAAGGCGAATCCCTGCCCGATACCGTGCGCTCCCTCGAGTGTTATGCCGATGTCATCGTGCTGCGTCATCCTGAGGTCGGCGCGTCGGCGCTGGCGGCAGAATATGCCCGTAAACCGGTCATCAACGCCGGGGATGGAGTCGGCGAGCATCCTACGCAGGCGCTTCTCGATCTTTTTACCATTCTCGAAGAGCTCGGTTACGCCGATGGCATCACTGTTACCATGCTGGGCGATCTCAAATATGGCCGCACGGTTCACTCGTTGGCGCGCCTGCTCTCGCTTTTCGATGTCCATATTAATTACGTTTCCCCCGAAATTCTGCAAATGCCGCGTGAGATCGTTGCTGAACTCGATGAAAAAGGTGTGCCCCAAACCGAGTACTCTGCCCTTGAAAGTGCCCTACCCCAAACCGATGTTTTGTACGTCACCCGTGTGCAGCGCGAGCGTTTTCAAAATCCCGAAGATTACCAGAAAGTTAGCGGTGCGTATGTCATCACCCCTGAAACCATGCAAGTTGCCAAAGAAAAAATGATCGTGATGCATCCGCTGCCTCGTGTGGGTGAAATTAGCATGGAACTCGACAGCGATCCCCGCGCCGCCTACTTTCGCCAGATGGAATATGGCATGTACGTGCGTATGGCGCTGCTGGCGATGGTATTGGGAAAAGCGTAA